CGGTCAAAGATTCGGCAGTTATAAGCTTAACACCTCTTTCTTTTAAAACAAAAAAAACTTTTTTTATAAGCTCAAAATCAATCACTAAAATTCCTATAAAAAAAACATCACTCACGGCTAAGCTGTTCTTTAAGCTGATCGGACTTTATAGAAAAAAAGTTTTTTTCGGGGAAGCTGTTATTTTTAACCATTCTCACAGAGCCTTCAAAAGAAACCTTATCGGCTATCCTAAGACGTCCGGCAGTAATATCCCCTTTAACGGAAGAGCCTGATTTTAGATCAACCTTATCGGCAGCCGATAGGGAACCCACAACAGCGCCTTCAACAACTATTGAAGCAGCCTTAACATACTGCACTCTGCAGTCTGCATTTTTTGAAATATACAAGGAGCCTTGAGAATCTATAGCTCCGATAAATTTTCCTTCAATCTGTAAGGTTTCGGAAAATTTCATCACTCCGTCAAAGACGGTTTCCTTACCTAAAACCGTTACACTCTTTTCTTTATATTTATTATTCCGTTTCATTTGACCTCCGATCTTTTTATAAATTTATTAAATATGATAAAGCACAAATTTAAAATTAAAGCAATTGTGCAAAGTACTCCAAAAAAATCACCCAGATAAGAGTAAACGGTTTTATACCCTTCTGTCAAGACGGTAACATCTGCAACTAAAATATCCTTGATAAATGGCGGGAGCATTTTCTGCATATTTCCATTTTGATCTATAAAGGCTGTCTGCCCTGAACTTGTTGCCCTTAAAACCGGAAGTCGATTTTCGACAGCTCTAAAAACTGCCATACTCAAATGCTGATACTGACTTACAGAGCTTTGGGCCCAAGCATCGTTTGTAAGATTTATGATTATATTAGCACCTTTTTTTGAAAAAGCTCTTGAAATATAACCTAAGGTATCTTCAAAGCAGATGGGCACCCCTATTTTTAAATTCTTAAATTCAAGAAGATT
The DNA window shown above is from Treponema denticola and carries:
- a CDS encoding bactofilin family protein — its product is MKRNNKYKEKSVTVLGKETVFDGVMKFSETLQIEGKFIGAIDSQGSLYISKNADCRVQYVKAASIVVEGAVVGSLSAADKVDLKSGSSVKGDITAGRLRIADKVSFEGSVRMVKNNSFPEKNFFSIKSDQLKEQLSRE